The Mycobacterium sp. 3519A genome contains a region encoding:
- the rpmG gene encoding 50S ribosomal protein L33 gives MASSTDVRPKITLACEVCKHRNYITKKNRRNDPDRLELKKFCPNCGKHQAHKESR, from the coding sequence GTGGCGTCAAGTACAGACGTACGGCCGAAGATCACTTTGGCGTGCGAGGTGTGCAAACACCGCAACTACATCACCAAGAAGAACCGTCGCAACGATCCCGACCGGCTCGAGCTGAAGAAGTTCTGCCCGAATTGCGGCAAGCACCAGGCTCACAAGGAATCGCGCTAG
- the hadA gene encoding (3R)-hydroxyacyl-ACP dehydratase subunit HadA — protein MHYRYPDHYIVGREKLREYAVAVKNDDPVFHDEKAAAELGHDRLPAPLTFISVFGYQAQLAFFESANIGIQDAQIVQVDQVLKFIKPIFAGDKLYCDVYVDSVRQAHGADIIVTKNIVTDDKGDVVQESYTTLAGRSGEEGEEGFSDGTA, from the coding sequence ATGCACTACCGCTACCCCGACCATTACATCGTGGGCCGGGAGAAGCTGCGCGAGTACGCGGTCGCCGTCAAGAACGACGATCCGGTGTTTCACGACGAGAAGGCGGCCGCCGAGCTCGGTCACGACCGGCTGCCTGCGCCGTTGACGTTCATTTCGGTGTTCGGTTACCAGGCCCAGTTGGCGTTCTTCGAAAGCGCGAACATCGGGATCCAGGATGCCCAGATCGTCCAGGTCGACCAGGTGCTGAAGTTCATCAAGCCGATCTTTGCGGGCGACAAGCTCTACTGCGATGTGTACGTGGACTCCGTCCGGCAAGCCCACGGCGCCGACATCATCGTGACCAAGAACATCGTCACCGACGACAAGGGTGACGTCGTCCAGGAGTCGTACACGACCCTCGCGGGTCGCTCGGGTGAAGAGGGAGAAGAGGGTTTCAGCGATGGCACTGCGTGA
- the hadB gene encoding (3R)-hydroxyacyl-ACP dehydratase subunit HadB — MALREFDSVKVGDTLPEKVIPLTRQDLVNYAGVSGDLNPIHWDDDIAKQVGLDTAIAHGMLTMGLGGGYVTSWVGDPAAVTEYNVRFTAVVPVPNDGVGAEIVFNGRVKSVEPETKSVTIALSATTGGKKIFGRAVATAKLA, encoded by the coding sequence ATGGCACTGCGTGAATTCGACTCGGTGAAGGTGGGTGACACCCTCCCGGAGAAGGTGATCCCGCTGACCCGTCAGGATCTGGTGAACTACGCCGGGGTGTCCGGCGACCTCAACCCGATCCACTGGGACGACGACATCGCCAAGCAGGTCGGCTTGGACACCGCGATTGCGCACGGCATGCTCACGATGGGCCTGGGTGGGGGCTACGTGACGTCGTGGGTCGGTGATCCGGCCGCGGTCACCGAGTACAACGTCCGCTTCACCGCGGTGGTGCCGGTTCCCAACGATGGCGTCGGCGCCGAAATCGTGTTCAATGGTCGGGTGAAATCCGTTGAGCCTGAGACAAAATCAGTGACCATTGCGCTGTCGGCCACAACGGGGGGAAAGAAGATTTTCGGTCGCGCCGTTGCCACCGCGAAGCTGGCGTGA